The following are from one region of the Arthrobacter sp. TMP15 genome:
- a CDS encoding GNAT family N-acetyltransferase has protein sequence MTFEISSAPIVFLAWERGLGLPADSLLADTGNARIIHPVPSQTLTFIRLWDRSILTGPVHLLSAADAFDDDELSDHSTMLRLTRADGGRGMGTQALYYADDLELHQPEGTVHVSTAPEQAMELESLCPPDDVNDVALATRANKFTVMQTGTPDAGPLACSAYGEYQGLLAQLGTLVAPEFRRQGVGALATSIAAHEALSAGLIVQWRADVNNAGAHALATSLGLSVAGLQTQVHLQSH, from the coding sequence ATGACATTCGAGATTTCCTCCGCGCCCATCGTTTTTTTGGCGTGGGAGCGCGGTCTGGGACTACCCGCAGATTCACTCTTAGCCGACACTGGAAATGCGCGGATCATTCATCCGGTGCCGTCACAGACACTGACCTTTATCAGGTTGTGGGACAGATCAATCCTCACCGGACCTGTCCATCTTCTGAGTGCCGCAGATGCCTTTGATGACGACGAACTCAGCGATCACAGTACTATGCTGCGTCTGACCAGGGCCGACGGCGGTCGGGGCATGGGCACGCAGGCGCTGTACTACGCGGACGATCTGGAGCTGCACCAACCCGAAGGAACGGTTCACGTTTCCACAGCCCCGGAGCAGGCTATGGAGTTGGAATCCTTGTGTCCCCCTGACGATGTCAATGACGTTGCGCTGGCAACACGGGCAAATAAGTTCACTGTGATGCAGACAGGCACCCCCGACGCCGGACCCCTTGCCTGTAGCGCCTATGGCGAGTATCAGGGCCTGCTGGCACAGTTGGGAACTTTGGTGGCACCTGAGTTTCGCCGCCAAGGAGTTGGCGCCTTGGCCACAAGCATTGCGGCCCATGAAGCGCTGTCGGCCGGGCTCATTGTGCAGTGGCGGGCAGACGTGAACAACGCCGGCGCCCACGCCTTGGCGACATCGTTGGGACTTAGCGTTGCCGGGTTACAGACTCAGGTGCATCTACAGAGTCACTAA